From the genome of Flavobacterium luteolum, one region includes:
- a CDS encoding dicarboxylate/amino acid:cation symporter yields the protein MEVKKINFLQSYSSILWLLGGIIIGSIFGLVFGEKVLIIKPLGDIFLNLLFTAIIPLIFFTIGSSVANLERTEKLGKLFVIMLLVFLATILISAIVMICAVYLFPIHEDIAIAKVPFEEVASGSAGDQIAKLLTANDFFELLSRKSMLALIIFSFLVGFATLQSGEKGNAFKSFLDSGNEVMKQLLNIIMKFAPIGLGAYFAYQVGVFGPQLLGVYAKPMAVYYAACVFYFFVFFSLYAFVSGEKRAFKVFWSNNIAPSLTAVGTCSSIATIPANLAAAEKMGIPAHVRNLVIPLGAPLHKDGSSMSSILKITFLFAMFGKDFSDPMTILLALGITVVVSIVEGGIPNGGYIGEILAITVYGFPMEQALPVAMILGTLVDPIATLLNANGDVICSMMVSRFSEKTKW from the coding sequence ATGGAAGTTAAGAAAATCAATTTTTTACAGAGTTACAGCAGCATTTTATGGCTTCTTGGCGGAATTATAATTGGAAGTATTTTTGGATTGGTTTTCGGAGAGAAAGTTTTGATCATAAAGCCTCTTGGTGATATATTCCTGAATTTACTTTTTACAGCCATTATTCCGCTTATCTTTTTTACGATCGGTTCTTCGGTAGCCAATCTGGAAAGAACAGAAAAATTGGGAAAACTTTTTGTCATAATGTTATTGGTTTTTCTGGCTACAATTTTGATTTCGGCAATTGTAATGATTTGCGCCGTTTATCTTTTTCCAATTCATGAAGATATCGCTATTGCTAAAGTTCCGTTTGAAGAAGTAGCATCAGGATCAGCAGGAGATCAGATTGCAAAACTGCTTACAGCAAATGATTTCTTTGAATTATTATCTCGAAAAAGCATGCTGGCCTTGATTATTTTCTCCTTTTTAGTCGGTTTTGCCACTTTACAGTCAGGAGAAAAAGGAAATGCTTTCAAAAGTTTTCTAGATTCAGGAAACGAGGTAATGAAACAGCTTTTGAACATTATAATGAAATTTGCACCAATTGGTTTAGGAGCTTATTTTGCTTACCAAGTTGGAGTTTTTGGACCGCAATTGTTGGGAGTTTATGCAAAACCGATGGCAGTTTATTATGCAGCTTGTGTTTTCTATTTCTTTGTGTTCTTTAGCTTATATGCTTTTGTCTCTGGTGAGAAAAGAGCTTTTAAAGTTTTCTGGAGTAATAATATAGCACCGTCATTAACAGCAGTAGGAACTTGCAGCAGTATTGCGACTATTCCAGCCAATTTAGCAGCAGCAGAAAAAATGGGAATTCCGGCTCACGTCCGGAATTTGGTAATTCCGCTTGGAGCACCTTTGCATAAAGATGGATCGAGTATGTCATCGATTTTAAAAATAACTTTTTTGTTTGCCATGTTTGGTAAAGATTTTTCAGATCCGATGACGATTCTTTTAGCACTCGGGATTACAGTGGTAGTTTCAATTGTCGAAGGAGGAATTCCAAACGGAGGTTATATTGGAGAAATCTTAGCCATTACCGTTTATGGTTTTCCAATGGAACAAGCTTTGCCAGTCGCCATGATCTTAGGGACATTGGTTGACCCAATTGCTACTTTATTAAATGCAAACGGAGATGTAATCTGTTCGATGATGGTTTCGAGATTCTCTGAAAAGACGAAGTGGTAG
- a CDS encoding pyridoxal phosphate-dependent decarboxylase family protein — MNSKLQHDLNNFENILEKTKQHGIDFLNNIENIPTSNTYSIDPKTELNELGLGSIEALKEFNERLAPLMVSSPGPRYWGFVTGGSTPASIVGDWLATVYDQNTQAVKAQGGASALIEFETINLLLQLLELPDSFLGGFVTGATMSNFTSLGVARQWFGKQFGKDFAKNGISEPINILTATPHSSTIKCLSLLGIGSQNYTAIKAVEGNREALDIVDLEENIKKLDGKPFILISSAGTVNTADFDDFEVISKLKEKYNFWWHIDAAFGGFAAVSEKYNHLVKGWEGADSITIDCHKWLNVPYESAFYLVKKDHINLQIETFQNSNAPYLANPLENFNYLNVLPENSRRLRALPVWFSLKAYGKEGFRDIIENSTALALHFGNALIENDFELLAPIRLNNVCFTLKGEHNQEKVSQFLSALNDTGKVFMTPTIYQGKKGIRASFVNWRTTEDDVKLVIEEMREVLSEL; from the coding sequence ATGAATTCAAAATTACAGCATGATCTCAATAATTTTGAGAATATCTTAGAAAAAACAAAACAGCACGGAATTGATTTTCTGAATAATATCGAAAATATTCCAACGTCTAATACCTACTCAATAGATCCTAAAACGGAGCTAAACGAATTAGGTTTAGGATCTATCGAAGCTTTAAAGGAATTTAATGAAAGATTGGCTCCATTGATGGTTTCTTCGCCAGGGCCGAGATATTGGGGATTTGTTACTGGCGGCTCAACACCTGCGTCTATTGTAGGCGATTGGCTAGCGACTGTGTATGATCAGAATACTCAAGCTGTAAAGGCACAAGGAGGAGCATCGGCATTAATAGAGTTTGAAACCATCAATTTATTATTGCAATTATTAGAACTCCCTGATTCGTTTTTAGGCGGATTCGTTACTGGTGCTACAATGTCAAATTTTACTTCTCTTGGCGTTGCTAGACAATGGTTTGGGAAGCAGTTTGGAAAAGATTTTGCTAAAAACGGAATTTCAGAACCAATTAATATTCTAACAGCAACACCACATTCTTCTACTATAAAATGTCTATCGCTTTTAGGAATTGGAAGTCAAAATTATACAGCAATAAAAGCTGTCGAGGGAAATCGCGAAGCTCTTGATATTGTTGATTTGGAAGAAAATATAAAGAAATTAGATGGAAAACCATTTATCTTGATTTCTAGTGCAGGAACAGTAAATACAGCCGATTTTGATGATTTTGAAGTAATTTCAAAACTAAAAGAAAAATACAATTTCTGGTGGCACATTGATGCCGCTTTTGGTGGTTTTGCTGCAGTTTCTGAGAAATACAACCATCTTGTAAAAGGTTGGGAAGGAGCAGACAGTATTACTATCGATTGTCATAAATGGCTGAACGTACCTTATGAAAGTGCTTTTTATTTAGTTAAAAAAGACCATATAAATCTGCAGATTGAAACATTCCAAAATTCTAATGCACCATATTTAGCTAATCCGCTGGAGAATTTTAATTATTTGAATGTTCTTCCTGAAAATTCACGTCGTTTGCGTGCGTTGCCTGTATGGTTTTCGCTTAAAGCTTATGGGAAAGAAGGCTTTAGAGATATTATCGAAAATAGTACAGCATTGGCTTTGCATTTTGGAAATGCTCTAATAGAAAATGATTTTGAGCTGTTGGCACCAATTCGTTTAAATAATGTCTGCTTTACGCTGAAAGGAGAACACAATCAAGAAAAAGTAAGTCAGTTTTTATCTGCTTTAAATGATACAGGAAAAGTCTTTATGACACCAACGATTTATCAAGGTAAAAAAGGAATTAGGGCTTCTTTTGTGAATTGGAGAACTACAGAAGATGATGTTAAACTTGTAATTGAGGAAATGCGAGAAGTCCTTTCAGAATTATAA
- a CDS encoding outer membrane beta-barrel family protein: MKKIITSMMLAFSVYGYSQTEEKETDSIVETAINALDEIVITKKKVLYTQKSDRLVFNVENSIVSEGGTALDVLSRAPGVVVSQDGDLSIRGQQGVAVMINGKLTQLSQKELANYLKATTSSNIKQIEVITNPSSKYDAAGKAGIINIILKKPNASGLKGTAFASYGRGRKNRTNSGFNLNYNKDKWGVFGNYSYTFRGEEEHKKFDQTQYTDLTHQEIISKNHQTSITDEPLTSNNFKIGTQYEVSPKTNLEFYVDAKIGRYENMADGTNTVFNTSNQPIFDALTYNDSKEKWNDYTYAFSGVHKFNTEGKNMSFDFEYETSKFRSNQFQSADNTANATVVNDRRGYIPSQLKVFTGKVDFVNPFKEKQSIEWGFKASIKNNDNPSVYEYYENKEWLIDFNSTNHFEYNEQIYAAYVNYKYQLEKLNIQAGLRSEYTAINIDQKTLNEEHKDDYLKWFPSLSLKYEFTSNHSAHASYSKRINRPSQFDLNPFRFYDDSFNYSQGNPNLIPEITHAMEIGYAWKSNFMASLYFNSTKDVFTEVYNYNPDTNTTVTTQINVDKSYNYGINITNTSELNKWWSVNTLFNVFENKFMGDILNSNTIDPITTLNVSVQNSFAITETLKAEGNAQYQSKSNLGIYQRDGFFDFSIGISKQILAKKGNIKLNFTDVFNTNNFTIKSPVAQTTIDKRYELDNRIATIAFTYRI; encoded by the coding sequence ATGAAAAAAATTATAACCTCCATGATGCTTGCTTTTTCGGTATATGGATATTCACAAACAGAAGAAAAAGAAACAGATAGTATTGTTGAAACAGCTATAAATGCTTTAGATGAAATTGTGATTACTAAAAAGAAGGTGCTTTATACTCAAAAATCTGATCGTCTTGTTTTCAATGTAGAAAACAGCATCGTTTCTGAAGGCGGGACCGCGCTTGACGTCTTATCTCGTGCGCCAGGCGTTGTCGTGTCTCAGGATGGCGATTTGTCTATTCGCGGACAGCAAGGTGTTGCTGTAATGATAAACGGTAAACTGACACAGCTTTCTCAAAAAGAATTGGCGAATTATCTAAAGGCTACAACCTCTTCCAACATCAAACAAATTGAAGTAATTACCAATCCTTCTTCTAAATATGATGCAGCAGGAAAAGCAGGCATCATTAATATTATCCTCAAAAAACCAAATGCTTCGGGCTTAAAAGGCACGGCCTTTGCGAGTTATGGAAGAGGGCGAAAAAACAGAACCAATTCTGGCTTCAACTTAAATTATAATAAGGACAAATGGGGCGTTTTCGGAAATTACAGCTATACTTTTAGAGGCGAAGAAGAACATAAAAAATTCGATCAGACTCAATATACAGATCTTACGCATCAGGAAATTATATCTAAAAACCACCAAACATCAATTACAGATGAACCTTTAACTTCTAATAATTTCAAGATTGGAACACAATATGAGGTTTCTCCTAAAACAAATTTGGAATTTTATGTAGATGCCAAAATCGGTCGATATGAAAATATGGCTGATGGTACAAATACGGTATTTAATACTTCAAACCAGCCCATTTTTGATGCTTTGACTTATAACGACAGCAAAGAAAAATGGAATGATTATACGTATGCTTTTTCTGGAGTTCATAAATTTAATACAGAAGGAAAAAACATGTCTTTTGACTTTGAATACGAAACATCAAAGTTTAGATCCAATCAATTTCAAAGCGCAGATAATACCGCAAATGCGACTGTTGTAAATGATCGTCGCGGTTACATTCCTTCTCAGTTAAAAGTTTTTACTGGAAAAGTTGATTTTGTAAATCCATTCAAGGAAAAACAATCTATTGAATGGGGCTTCAAAGCCAGCATTAAAAATAATGATAATCCATCTGTTTACGAATATTATGAAAATAAGGAATGGCTTATCGATTTTAATTCAACCAATCATTTTGAATATAATGAACAAATTTACGCCGCATACGTCAACTACAAATATCAGTTAGAAAAATTAAACATTCAAGCGGGTTTAAGAAGTGAATACACCGCAATCAATATTGATCAGAAAACATTGAATGAAGAACACAAAGATGATTATTTGAAATGGTTCCCTAGTCTTTCCTTGAAGTATGAATTCACGAGTAATCATTCTGCACATGCATCATATAGCAAAAGAATCAATAGACCAAGCCAATTTGATTTGAATCCATTTCGTTTTTACGATGACTCGTTCAACTATTCACAAGGAAATCCGAATTTGATTCCAGAGATTACTCATGCCATGGAAATTGGTTATGCCTGGAAAAGCAATTTTATGGCTTCTCTTTATTTTAATAGCACCAAAGACGTTTTCACGGAAGTGTACAATTACAATCCTGACACTAACACCACCGTTACAACGCAAATAAATGTTGATAAATCATACAATTATGGAATCAATATTACCAATACCTCTGAGCTAAACAAATGGTGGTCTGTAAACACTTTATTCAATGTTTTTGAAAATAAATTTATGGGAGACATTTTAAACAGCAATACAATCGATCCTATTACGACTTTGAATGTAAGCGTGCAAAATTCTTTTGCTATAACTGAAACCCTGAAAGCGGAAGGAAATGCACAATATCAGTCCAAATCAAATCTTGGAATTTATCAGAGAGATGGCTTCTTTGATTTCAGCATTGGGATTTCAAAACAAATATTAGCCAAAAAAGGAAACATCAAACTCAATTTTACCGATGTTTTCAATACCAACAATTTTACTATTAAATCTCCAGTTGCTCAAACTACTATTGATAAAAGATATGAGTTAGATAATCGTATTGCGACAATTGCATTTACATACCGAATTTAA
- the gldA gene encoding gliding motility-associated ABC transporter ATP-binding subunit GldA translates to MSIEVNSISKSYGEQKALNEISFKIEKGEIVGFLGPNGAGKSTLMKILTTYLLADSGSALVNGHDVMTNTKEVQRSIGYLPEHNPLYLDLYVREYLAFNADVYNVPKSRIEEVIQLTGLTPESHKKIGQLSKGYRQRVGLANALLHDPEVLILDEPTTGLDPNQLMEIRNVIKNAGKNKTVFLSTHIMQEVEAICDRVIIIDKGQIVADNKLDHLVTADKEQIIEVEFDYKVEEQLLARLENISSYINTHDMTWELTFVTDKDMRPAIFDFANENGLKTLQLNQKNKNLEAVFREITK, encoded by the coding sequence ATGTCGATAGAAGTAAACAGTATATCAAAAAGTTACGGAGAGCAAAAAGCTTTAAATGAAATTTCTTTTAAAATTGAAAAAGGGGAAATCGTGGGATTTCTTGGTCCTAACGGAGCTGGAAAATCTACTTTGATGAAAATTTTGACCACTTATTTACTTGCCGATAGTGGCTCAGCCCTTGTAAATGGTCACGATGTCATGACAAACACAAAAGAGGTGCAACGCTCAATTGGGTACTTGCCAGAGCATAATCCTTTGTATTTGGATTTGTATGTTCGTGAATATTTGGCATTTAATGCTGATGTTTATAACGTGCCAAAATCAAGAATCGAAGAGGTTATTCAACTGACAGGACTGACACCAGAAAGCCATAAAAAGATTGGGCAGCTTTCTAAAGGATATCGCCAACGCGTTGGTTTGGCAAACGCTCTACTTCATGATCCAGAAGTGTTAATTTTAGATGAACCAACTACCGGACTGGATCCGAATCAGTTAATGGAAATTCGTAACGTGATTAAAAATGCGGGGAAAAATAAAACTGTTTTTTTATCTACACATATTATGCAGGAAGTTGAAGCAATTTGCGATCGTGTCATAATTATTGATAAAGGACAAATTGTTGCAGACAATAAATTAGATCATTTAGTTACTGCAGATAAAGAGCAAATTATTGAAGTAGAGTTTGATTACAAAGTTGAAGAACAGCTTTTGGCTAGACTTGAAAACATCTCTTCTTACATTAATACGCATGACATGACATGGGAGTTGACTTTTGTTACAGATAAAGATATGCGCCCAGCTATTTTTGACTTTGCCAACGAAAATGGATTAAAAACATTACAATTGAATCAGAAAAATAAAAATCTAGAAGCTGTTTTTAGAGAAATTACTAAGTAA
- a CDS encoding outer membrane beta-barrel protein produces MKKFLVMAALAICSFANAQKGTVLVGGNISYSSETRDYGNAERKSNEFAFSPKVGYQFHENWTVGGEFTVASSKDDQGVNEYKTNTSRFGAFVRYTMPLSQTFSVFADLGAGFQNQTEKDYIGSNYTKYKGDGMYIGVVPALFINMKKGFGLNFSIGGLGYETLNYDNNGPDVSKFNFNFGKTASIGISKNF; encoded by the coding sequence ATGAAAAAATTTTTAGTGATGGCTGCTTTAGCTATCTGCAGTTTTGCAAACGCACAAAAAGGAACAGTATTAGTTGGTGGAAACATCTCTTATTCTTCTGAAACAAGAGATTACGGTAATGCTGAAAGAAAATCAAACGAATTTGCTTTTTCTCCAAAAGTAGGTTACCAATTTCACGAAAACTGGACAGTTGGAGGTGAGTTTACAGTTGCATCTTCAAAAGATGATCAAGGTGTAAATGAATACAAAACTAATACATCTAGATTTGGTGCATTTGTTCGTTACACTATGCCATTAAGCCAAACTTTCTCAGTATTCGCAGATTTAGGAGCTGGTTTCCAAAATCAAACTGAAAAAGATTACATTGGATCAAACTACACAAAATATAAAGGAGATGGAATGTATATTGGTGTAGTTCCAGCTCTTTTCATTAACATGAAAAAAGGTTTTGGTCTTAACTTTAGCATTGGAGGTTTAGGATACGAAACATTAAATTATGACAACAACGGTCCAGATGTAAGCAAATTTAATTTCAACTTTGGTAAAACAGCAAGTATTGGAATTTCTAAAAACTTCTAA
- a CDS encoding outer membrane beta-barrel protein has product MKKMLLILALAMFSFANAQKGTILVGGNIGYTSSNRDFLTSNEKYRDFGLSPKVGYQFHDNWTVGGEFSIGSSRTEIEGKMTGKANNFKAGAFLRYSVPLTETFSVFADLGAGFQNQKRTVTSVDAENEFKGDGFYTAITPALFINMKKGFGLNFSIGGIGYQTWSFDNEGQKNKEFNFNFGKTVNIGISKNF; this is encoded by the coding sequence ATGAAAAAAATGCTACTTATTCTTGCATTAGCTATGTTTAGCTTTGCAAATGCCCAAAAGGGAACAATTTTAGTTGGAGGAAATATTGGTTATACTTCTTCAAATAGAGATTTTCTAACATCAAATGAAAAATACCGTGATTTTGGTCTTTCTCCTAAAGTAGGTTATCAGTTTCATGATAATTGGACTGTCGGAGGAGAATTCTCGATTGGTTCTTCGAGAACTGAAATTGAAGGTAAAATGACTGGAAAAGCAAATAATTTTAAAGCGGGTGCTTTTTTACGTTATTCTGTTCCTTTGACTGAAACTTTTTCGGTATTTGCTGATTTAGGTGCTGGTTTTCAAAATCAAAAAAGAACTGTTACTTCAGTAGACGCAGAGAACGAATTCAAAGGAGATGGTTTTTACACAGCTATTACTCCGGCTCTTTTTATTAATATGAAAAAAGGTTTTGGATTAAATTTTAGTATTGGAGGTATTGGTTATCAAACTTGGAGTTTTGATAATGAAGGACAAAAAAATAAGGAGTTTAATTTCAATTTTGGAAAAACAGTAAACATCGGAATTTCTAAAAACTTCTAG